A genome region from Labilibaculum antarcticum includes the following:
- a CDS encoding zf-HC2 domain-containing protein, producing the protein MECKEVNSKLIFYLEKELLKDEMLQMENHLSNCSSCSDSLVLLQSALGIIEKEKTLQANPYFVSKTMNRFKEEQRKANQPVFTRLLMPVLVSMLFVLAIGSGIFMGSNFATDTENIQQSNLIDPYFNEIDNETIELFFLNDGYHE; encoded by the coding sequence ATGGAATGCAAGGAGGTAAATAGCAAATTAATTTTTTATCTGGAGAAGGAACTCTTGAAGGATGAAATGCTGCAGATGGAGAATCATTTGTCGAATTGCAGTTCATGTTCCGATTCTTTGGTTTTACTTCAATCGGCCTTGGGGATTATCGAGAAGGAAAAAACGCTGCAGGCAAATCCGTATTTTGTTTCAAAAACGATGAACCGATTTAAGGAGGAGCAAAGAAAAGCCAATCAACCGGTTTTCACCAGACTGTTGATGCCTGTATTGGTAAGCATGCTGTTCGTATTGGCCATTGGATCGGGTATTTTTATGGGATCGAATTTTGCTACAGACACCGAAAATATTCAGCAATCGAATTTAATCGATCCCTATTTTAACGAAATAGATAATGAAACTATTGAGTTGTTCTTTTTAAACGATGGATATCATGAATAA
- a CDS encoding RNA polymerase sigma factor codes for MIERELVEQLKSGNETAFRSLVETYQTMVVNTAMGMIHNQADAEDIAQEVFMQVYHSITDFRSESSLKTWLYRITITRSLNAIRDRKRRNFFSRVEDFFQGKKEEVNEKASFVNPDKALEEKDHANAIHTALDALPENQKIAFTLSKYEELSYEEIAELMQLSKSSVESLLFRAKSNLQKKLIDYYKNFTK; via the coding sequence ATGATTGAACGGGAGTTAGTTGAACAACTTAAATCCGGAAACGAAACTGCATTTCGTTCCCTTGTGGAGACCTATCAGACAATGGTGGTGAATACTGCTATGGGGATGATTCACAACCAGGCCGATGCGGAGGATATTGCTCAGGAGGTTTTTATGCAGGTTTATCATTCGATTACTGATTTTAGGAGTGAGTCGAGCCTGAAGACCTGGCTGTACCGAATTACAATCACACGCAGTTTAAATGCAATTCGTGATCGTAAAAGGCGAAACTTTTTTAGTAGGGTCGAAGATTTTTTTCAGGGGAAGAAGGAAGAGGTAAATGAGAAGGCCAGTTTTGTAAATCCCGATAAGGCTTTGGAAGAAAAGGATCATGCCAATGCGATTCATACCGCTTTGGATGCTTTGCCCGAAAATCAGAAAATAGCTTTTACATTGAGTAAGTATGAGGAATTGAGCTATGAAGAAATTGCTGAGCTAATGCAGCTTTCGAAATCGTCGGTAGAGTCGCTGCTATTTAGGGCGAAATCGAATTTGCAGAAAAAACTGATCGATTATTACAAAAACTTTACAAAGTAG
- a CDS encoding alpha/beta hydrolase, with translation MRKLLLRTLTILCFFTAVGTTLLYFNQEKLIFFPQKLDKEYRYSSDMSFEEITIETEDHKNLNGLLFTVENSKGLVFYLHGNAGSLTNCGDVAKTYTDLNYDIFMLDYRGFGKSEGDIDSQQQIFTDIQTAYTLILKRYQEDKVIVLGYSIGTGLATHLAATNKPRLLVLQAPYYSLTDMMKRRYKYLPAVLLKYKFPTNELITACTMPIVIFHGTQDRIIPYESSLMLQKISKSSDQLITLKDVGHGGINSNPKFKTEIARILN, from the coding sequence ATGAGAAAACTTTTACTGAGAACACTTACAATTCTTTGCTTTTTTACTGCAGTAGGGACTACTCTTTTGTATTTTAATCAGGAAAAGTTAATTTTCTTCCCACAAAAGCTAGACAAAGAATATCGATATTCTTCCGACATGAGTTTCGAGGAGATTACCATCGAAACTGAAGATCACAAAAACCTCAACGGACTGTTATTTACCGTGGAAAATTCGAAAGGCCTTGTGTTTTATCTGCATGGCAATGCAGGCTCGCTAACTAATTGTGGCGATGTTGCCAAAACCTATACCGACCTAAACTACGATATTTTTATGCTCGATTACAGAGGTTTCGGAAAGAGTGAAGGAGACATCGATAGTCAGCAACAAATTTTCACAGATATTCAAACAGCATACACCCTAATCCTTAAAAGATACCAGGAAGATAAAGTGATTGTGCTAGGTTACTCGATAGGAACCGGACTTGCGACCCACCTTGCCGCCACAAACAAACCGAGATTACTAGTTCTGCAAGCACCTTACTACAGTTTAACTGATATGATGAAACGCAGGTATAAATATTTGCCTGCAGTACTGCTAAAGTATAAGTTCCCAACTAACGAACTGATAACTGCATGCACCATGCCAATTGTAATCTTTCATGGTACCCAGGATCGTATAATTCCATATGAGTCTTCATTAATGCTTCAAAAAATCAGTAAATCGAGCGATCAATTAATCACTCTTAAAGATGTTGGACACGGTGGAATCAACAGCAATCCTAAGTTTAAAACGGAGATAGCTAGAATACTGAACTAA